Proteins encoded in a region of the Bombiscardovia apis genome:
- the cydB gene encoding cytochrome d ubiquinol oxidase subunit II, translating to MSFLQVMWFGVIGLLFAGFLLFEGFDFGVGMATRFIARDGDERALFMRAIGPHWDGNEVWLITAGGAMFAAFPLWYASLFSGYYILLFLVLVALILRGTSFEFASHALTSKERNIWQWTNFIGSFFAPFFLGMLLTSFMQGVPMDDEGNAWVGFFGVFNWLSVVGGIAVVFFCFLHGLHFLSLKLGPGDSRRMLNTTAKLYWIAYPALVVFVVLSMFMTDFYSARPVSTWLLTVVVLVATVCAHLSAIKHRGGFAFASSGITLMALIAWIFNGIFPRVMIADDPAKSLLIQDASASPYTLKVMTIVLCIFLPIMLAYFIWSYFIQRKRLVSGDVSMTDVRPVVVAH from the coding sequence ATGAGCTTCCTACAAGTGATGTGGTTCGGCGTTATTGGTTTACTGTTCGCCGGTTTCCTCCTTTTTGAGGGATTTGACTTCGGCGTGGGCATGGCAACTCGCTTTATCGCCCGCGACGGAGACGAGCGCGCGCTCTTCATGAGGGCTATCGGTCCTCACTGGGACGGCAATGAAGTGTGGCTCATTACGGCTGGTGGCGCTATGTTTGCTGCCTTCCCGCTCTGGTATGCTTCGCTCTTCTCGGGCTATTACATCCTGCTCTTCTTGGTGCTGGTTGCCCTGATTTTGCGCGGCACCTCCTTTGAGTTCGCAAGCCACGCTCTGACTTCCAAGGAGCGCAACATCTGGCAGTGGACCAACTTTATTGGTTCCTTCTTTGCTCCCTTCTTCCTTGGCATGCTGCTCACCTCCTTCATGCAGGGTGTTCCTATGGACGATGAAGGCAATGCTTGGGTCGGTTTCTTCGGTGTCTTCAACTGGCTTTCGGTAGTCGGCGGCATTGCAGTAGTATTCTTCTGCTTCCTGCACGGCCTGCACTTCTTGAGCCTCAAGTTGGGCCCCGGCGACTCTCGCAGGATGCTCAACACCACGGCTAAGCTCTACTGGATTGCCTACCCGGCTCTGGTGGTTTTCGTGGTTCTCTCCATGTTCATGACGGACTTCTACAGCGCGCGCCCGGTTTCAACTTGGCTGCTCACTGTCGTGGTGCTCGTGGCCACGGTTTGCGCTCACTTGAGCGCTATCAAGCATCGCGGTGGTTTCGCCTTCGCGTCCTCGGGCATTACGCTTATGGCGCTGATTGCTTGGATTTTCAACGGTATCTTCCCTCGCGTGATGATTGCGGACGATCCGGCGAAGAGCCTGCTCATTCAGGACGCATCCGCCTCGCCTTACACGCTCAAGGTTATGACCATCGTGTTGTGCATTTTCCTGCCCATCATGCTGGCCTACTTCATCTGGTCTTACTTCATTCAGCGCAAGCGTTTGGTGTCTGGCGATGTAAGCATGACCGATGTGCGCCCGGTAGTAGTGGCTCACTGA
- a CDS encoding NAD(P)/FAD-dependent oxidoreductase, which translates to MKTIVVLGGGYAGLRAARQIASAKTHQRIILINKNTYHYEATQLHQVAAGTLEPSDITFDIKSVAPKGVEVIIDEVQRIDRDQHQVLLSQQEPVSYDYLVNALGFESETFGIEGAQENSLPLVDINTAVAARQHLEQTLARYQTSKDEQDLSIVVCGAGFTSIEYLGELVYRMPKLAKQYKFPLEKVKISCIEAADSILPMFERGLADWATNYLRKKGVEFHTSTPITSIRPGQVVSNDQVFSGHTVIWTTGVRGSEVISASGYPAKRNRVVVQEDLTVEGHPEEFLIGDVSAVPDPQSGRLYPTTAQISIAQANCAAANIAARLAGQPSQKFTFKSVGTVCSLGPFSGVAQIEIMGQMKLKGLAVGVVKQFTNYRTVLELADCKAMLASR; encoded by the coding sequence ATGAAGACGATTGTGGTTCTAGGTGGCGGGTATGCAGGTCTACGGGCAGCCCGGCAGATTGCCAGTGCCAAAACGCACCAACGAATTATTCTGATTAATAAGAATACTTATCATTATGAGGCCACGCAGCTCCACCAAGTTGCGGCTGGCACCCTTGAGCCCAGCGACATCACATTCGATATCAAGAGCGTGGCCCCTAAAGGTGTCGAAGTCATCATCGACGAAGTGCAGCGCATCGATCGCGACCAGCACCAAGTCTTGCTGTCCCAGCAAGAGCCGGTCTCATACGACTATTTGGTCAATGCTCTCGGCTTTGAATCCGAGACTTTCGGCATTGAGGGCGCGCAAGAGAACAGTCTGCCCCTGGTAGATATCAACACGGCTGTTGCTGCCCGCCAGCATCTTGAGCAGACCTTGGCCCGCTACCAAACCAGCAAGGATGAGCAAGATTTAAGCATTGTGGTTTGTGGAGCCGGCTTCACTAGCATCGAATACTTGGGCGAACTGGTCTATCGCATGCCCAAGTTGGCCAAGCAGTACAAGTTCCCGCTCGAAAAAGTCAAGATTTCCTGCATCGAAGCGGCAGACAGTATTCTGCCTATGTTTGAGCGCGGCCTGGCTGATTGGGCTACTAATTACCTGCGTAAGAAGGGCGTTGAGTTCCACACGTCAACGCCTATTACCTCCATCCGCCCGGGCCAAGTGGTCAGCAATGATCAAGTATTCTCGGGCCACACCGTTATTTGGACTACCGGCGTGCGTGGCAGCGAAGTTATCTCAGCCTCGGGCTACCCAGCCAAGCGCAACCGCGTAGTCGTGCAGGAAGACCTCACTGTAGAAGGCCACCCTGAAGAGTTTCTGATCGGCGATGTTAGCGCAGTCCCGGATCCGCAAAGCGGCCGCCTCTACCCAACTACCGCTCAGATTTCGATTGCCCAAGCCAACTGTGCAGCTGCGAACATTGCTGCTCGCTTAGCGGGGCAACCAAGCCAGAAGTTCACCTTCAAGAGCGTAGGGACCGTGTGTTCCCTAGGTCCCTTCTCAGGTGTGGCTCAAATTGAAATTATGGGTCAGATGAAACTGAAAGGCTTAGCAGTAGGAGTAGTTAAGCAATTTACTAACTATCGTACTGTGTTGGAATTAGCTGATTGTAAGGCCATGCTTGCCAGCAGGTAG
- a CDS encoding cytochrome ubiquinol oxidase subunit I, which produces MGNVLTLSRIQFAMTTIYHFFFVPMTIGVGLAVAIMETMYVVTKKEVYKKMTKFWSKVFLLSFAVGVVTGIIQEFQFGMNWSNYSRFMGDIFGAPLAIEALVSFFLESTFIGVWMFTWDRFKPVWHCVFIWLTNLGSILSALWILTANSFMQHPVGFEINTETGHARLRSFKDLITNPQLWIEFPHVLSAAICTGAFVVMGCAAWSFLRMRVKNKSDVAAVEADGTRAAKVDLFTRSMRIAAVMGLVGASCAIYFGDLQGKYITYDQPMKLAAIEGIYEDTGDPAPWQAVALINEKDHKVEKSLDVPGAGSKLYYGKDDGYVKGMNSVNKELHEKYDAKFGEDMNYYLPTTVLFWVFRLMVMVGFGFALVSILVLWFTRKKKNTMWKSRWKLWIMGLMTFAPFLATTSGWMVTEMGRYPWIVYGYQTIADAISPTSTAPKLLFSCIVYFLLFLLMGSVMIFYTRRVLHQGPDYEPDNGDKPVAATGATTPAAPVSRKVALA; this is translated from the coding sequence ATGGGTAACGTATTGACGTTGTCGCGAATACAGTTTGCGATGACGACGATTTATCACTTCTTCTTCGTGCCTATGACTATCGGCGTTGGTCTTGCTGTAGCCATTATGGAGACTATGTATGTGGTCACCAAGAAGGAAGTGTACAAAAAGATGACGAAGTTCTGGAGCAAGGTCTTCCTGCTCTCCTTCGCCGTTGGTGTTGTTACAGGTATTATTCAGGAGTTCCAGTTTGGCATGAACTGGTCCAATTACTCACGTTTCATGGGAGACATTTTCGGGGCTCCTCTGGCTATTGAGGCATTGGTTTCCTTCTTCTTGGAGTCCACCTTCATCGGCGTGTGGATGTTCACCTGGGACCGCTTCAAGCCGGTCTGGCACTGCGTCTTCATCTGGCTCACCAATTTGGGCTCCATCCTCTCTGCACTGTGGATTTTGACTGCAAACTCCTTCATGCAGCACCCAGTGGGGTTCGAGATCAACACCGAGACGGGCCACGCTCGCCTACGCTCCTTCAAAGACTTAATTACTAATCCGCAGCTGTGGATTGAGTTCCCCCACGTGCTTTCGGCTGCTATCTGCACCGGCGCTTTCGTGGTGATGGGCTGCGCTGCTTGGAGCTTCCTGCGTATGCGTGTGAAGAACAAGAGCGACGTGGCTGCTGTCGAAGCCGACGGTACTCGCGCTGCTAAGGTAGATCTGTTCACTCGTTCCATGCGCATCGCCGCTGTTATGGGCTTGGTTGGTGCCTCCTGCGCTATCTACTTCGGCGATCTTCAGGGCAAGTATATTACTTACGATCAGCCTATGAAACTTGCTGCTATCGAGGGTATCTACGAAGATACCGGCGATCCTGCTCCTTGGCAGGCTGTGGCTCTCATTAACGAAAAGGACCACAAGGTTGAGAAGTCGCTCGACGTTCCCGGTGCTGGTTCCAAGCTCTACTACGGCAAGGATGACGGCTATGTGAAGGGCATGAACTCCGTCAACAAAGAACTCCACGAAAAGTACGATGCCAAGTTCGGCGAAGATATGAACTACTACCTTCCTACTACCGTGCTTTTCTGGGTCTTTAGGCTTATGGTCATGGTTGGCTTCGGCTTCGCACTTGTTTCGATTCTGGTTTTGTGGTTCACCCGCAAGAAGAAAAACACTATGTGGAAGAGCCGTTGGAAGCTGTGGATTATGGGTCTCATGACCTTTGCTCCCTTCTTGGCCACGACTTCGGGCTGGATGGTCACCGAGATGGGGCGCTACCCCTGGATTGTCTACGGCTACCAGACCATCGCAGACGCTATCTCGCCTACGAGCACGGCTCCAAAGCTGCTCTTCTCCTGCATCGTATACTTCCTCCTCTTCCTGCTCATGGGCTCGGTGATGATTTTCTACACCCGCCGTGTCTTGCATCAGGGGCCAGATTACGAGCCAGACAATGGTGATAAGCCGGTTGCAGCCACTGGGGCTACTACTCCAGCTGCTCCCGTTTCAAGGAAGGTGGCATTGGCATGA